A stretch of Arachis hypogaea cultivar Tifrunner chromosome 15, arahy.Tifrunner.gnm2.J5K5, whole genome shotgun sequence DNA encodes these proteins:
- the LOC140179241 gene encoding uncharacterized protein: protein MDLVGRMLQWAVELSKFDLKYEARTTIKSQYLTDFIAKYIESQESPTTWSLYVDGSSNKSDSGAGVILESEQGTRIELLLRFEFPVSNNRTEYEALLAGLKLAKEVGAKRLIVFSESQVVTSQVNGTYQAKYPNMKKYLDKAWEQLAQFSKREIQHITWESNA, encoded by the coding sequence ATGGACCTAGTAGGAAGAATGCTACAATGGGCTGTGGAACTATCCAagtttgatttgaaatatgaagctcggacaacaATCAAGTCACAATACCTCACTGACTTCATAGCTAAATACATTGAAAGTCAGGAAAGTCCAACAACTTGGAGCTTATACGTAGATGGATCATCCAATAAATCCGATAGTGGAGCAGGTGTTATCCTGGAAAGTGAGCAAGGAACTCGGATAGAACTCTTGCTAAGGTTCGAGTTTCCTGTTTCTAATAACCGaacagaatatgaagccttacttgctggtttgaagctggctaaagaagtggGGGCAAAAAGGTTGATAGTGTTTAGTGAGTCCCAAGTGGTAACTTCACAAGTTAATGGCACTTATCAAGCCAAATATCCTAACATGAAGAAGTACCTAGACAAAGCATGGGAACAACTAGCACAGTTCTCTAAAAGAGAGATCCAACACATAACTTGGGAGTCAAATGCCTGA